The nucleotide sequence GTCTGGGTTCGCTTTGTAACCGTCAAACCAGTGCTCGGCATCGTAAATGACGCGGCGGCCCTGCGATCGCAAAAAGGCGATCGTGTCGCCAATCATGGCTAAATTTTCCTCTAGGGTCGTCTGCAACCCTTCGACGACGTGTAAGTCCCAAGACTTGCCAAATAGGGTGACCCAGTGGGTGCCCGCCGCCAAAATCGCCTGCAACATGGGGTCGGTGTCTGCCGCTTTGCCGGGACGCCGGGTGGAACAAAACGCGACAACTTCCGCCTGCTGCAACGGCTCCTCTTTTAATTGCCAAAAGAACTGCACGTCTTTGGGGTTCGCCCCTGGCCAGCCGCCTTCGATAAAGGGAATGCCCAACGCATCCAGCTTGTGGGCAATTCGCAGCTTGTCTTCGATGGAGAGGGAGAGCCCTTCGCGCTGGGCTCCGTCGCGCAGGGTGGTGTCGTAAATCCAAACGGCGGGTTGATCAGCAGACGCGGCGGGTGAAGACATAGCGATCGCACAAAAATGGCAGCAAACAGCAGGGTATGCCCGAAAAACAGGCATAAAGTTCATTCTATCGACTGGCCCACAGTGACAGGGCAACATTGCTAAACAGTAAGATTTTTCTTTTGACAGACGGAAGTGAGTGCAGTTGCTGTTCACCCTCTCTCCAAACCTCTCTCCCAAGGGGAGAAAGGCTTCAAAGCCCGATTTTTTTGAGCCATGCTGTTTCAATCAAGTTTGTACAACGGGCTGAGGGGACATCGAACTCGCGTTCTTGACAGACGGAAGTGAGTGCAGTGGCAATGCTCCGGTCATAGCGGTGGCGGTCCCCGTTTGGCAAAATAGAGCGAGTCAAATTCAGGCTGGGCACGACCCCGGCAATGAGGAGGTCAGATGCCCAAGGTGACGGCGCAGGGGAAAACGTTTGATTGCGAAGCGGGCGCAATTTTGAGAACGGTGTTGCTGCAAAACGGCGTTGAGTTGCATAACGGTCAGTCCAAGCTGATTAACTGTCGCGGGCTGGGCAGTTGTGGGACTTGTGCCGTGCAGATTGAAGGGGAAGTGTCGGCGGTGAATTGGCGCGATCGCACTCGCCGCTCGTTGCCGCCCCATCATCCTGATCGCGATTTGCGGCTGGCCTGTCAAACCCGCGTGTTGGGCGATGTGCGCGTCACCAAATACACCGAGTTTTGGGGCCAAGGGGCAGAGCCGCAGTGGACACCGGAAGGGAACGTGGTCGATTGGTAAAAGGTTGGAATCTGTGAGGCGAGCGATCGTCCCGATTGTCAACATCACTCCCCGGTACTCACGGCGGTATCTGTGAAGGTCAGCAACCCTAGAAACTCGACCGCTCCGAGAGTGAT is from Leptolyngbya iicbica LK and encodes:
- a CDS encoding 2Fe-2S iron-sulfur cluster-binding protein; this translates as MPKVTAQGKTFDCEAGAILRTVLLQNGVELHNGQSKLINCRGLGSCGTCAVQIEGEVSAVNWRDRTRRSLPPHHPDRDLRLACQTRVLGDVRVTKYTEFWGQGAEPQWTPEGNVVDW